A single Candidatus Hydrogenedentota bacterium DNA region contains:
- a CDS encoding cysteine desulfurase yields MDTELDVERLRHDFPALSLKRKGQPIVYLDNAATSHKPLCVIEAENRFYRTQNANVHRGIHYLSEVATEAYEEARKRIQRFLGIPLSCETIFTRGTTEGINLVANSYGRKFVNEGDEIVISAMEHHSNIVPWQMVRDERKAKLRVIPMNDQGELLIDEYEKMLNDRTKIVAVTYVSNALGTINPIRMMADMAHKRGIPILVDGAQAVPHLPINVAELGCDFFVCSGHKMFGPTGIGVMYGKAEWLNKLPPYQGGGDMILNVTFDKTAFASLPYKFEAGTPNIAGVVALGTAVDYLQSIGMDKIAAYEHELTEYGTKLLEPIEGLKLIGTAKAKAGVLAFVLENAHPHDIGQILDDCGVAIRAGHHCAQPVMQRFGVPATARASLAFYNTKQELDALAEAVMKVKKVFD; encoded by the coding sequence TTGGACACGGAGTTGGACGTCGAGCGGCTGCGTCATGATTTTCCCGCGCTGAGCCTTAAGCGCAAAGGACAGCCCATTGTCTATCTCGACAATGCGGCCACGAGCCATAAACCCTTGTGCGTGATTGAGGCGGAAAACCGTTTCTATCGCACGCAGAACGCGAACGTGCACCGCGGCATTCATTACCTGAGCGAAGTGGCGACGGAAGCCTATGAAGAGGCGCGGAAGCGAATACAACGGTTTCTGGGCATTCCGCTGAGCTGCGAGACGATCTTCACGCGCGGCACCACGGAAGGCATCAACCTCGTTGCCAACAGCTACGGCCGCAAGTTCGTGAATGAAGGCGACGAGATCGTCATTTCGGCGATGGAGCATCACTCCAACATCGTGCCTTGGCAAATGGTGCGCGATGAGCGCAAGGCAAAGTTGCGCGTTATTCCGATGAACGATCAGGGCGAGTTGTTGATCGACGAGTACGAGAAGATGCTCAACGACCGCACGAAGATCGTCGCGGTGACATATGTGTCGAATGCGCTGGGGACCATCAACCCGATTCGTATGATGGCCGACATGGCCCACAAACGCGGCATTCCGATCCTTGTGGACGGCGCGCAGGCCGTGCCGCATTTGCCGATCAACGTCGCCGAGTTGGGCTGCGATTTCTTCGTGTGTTCGGGCCACAAGATGTTCGGGCCGACAGGCATCGGCGTGATGTACGGCAAGGCCGAGTGGTTGAATAAGCTGCCTCCGTATCAGGGCGGCGGCGATATGATCTTGAACGTGACCTTCGATAAGACGGCGTTTGCGAGTTTGCCGTACAAGTTCGAGGCAGGCACCCCGAATATCGCGGGGGTAGTGGCGTTGGGCACGGCTGTCGATTATTTACAGTCGATCGGCATGGATAAGATCGCGGCATATGAGCATGAATTGACCGAGTACGGCACGAAGTTGCTGGAGCCTATCGAAGGTCTGAAGCTCATCGGCACGGCGAAGGCCAAGGCCGGAGTGCTTGCGTTCGTGCTCGAGAATGCGCATCCCCATGACATCGGGCAGATTCTCGATGACTGCGGTGTCGCGATTCGCGCGGGACACCATTGCGCGCAGCCCGTTATGCAACGATTTGGCGTGCCGGCCACGGCCCGCGCGTCGTTGGCGTTTTACAATACTAAGCAAGAGCTCGATGCGCTTGCCGAAGCCGTCATGAAAGTGAAGAAGGTGTTTGATTAA